One genomic region from Pararge aegeria chromosome 14, ilParAegt1.1, whole genome shotgun sequence encodes:
- the LOC120629403 gene encoding autophagy protein 12-like → MGDEKVPDDISQADSDNTKEVDQKENGDSVKSDKVKVDILLKATGNAPIMKKKKWAVDAEKPIGWIMEFVKKYLKLEPEEKLFLYVNQTFAPSPDQIIKNLYECFGTDGKLVLHYCKTQAWG, encoded by the exons ATGGGAGATGAAAAGGTACCTGACGACATTTCTCAAGCAGATTCAGATAATACAAAAGAGGTAGACCAAAAAGAAAATGGAGATAGCGTTAAATCAGATAAAGTTAAAG TTGACATTTTACTGAAAGCAACTGGTAATGCACCTATAATGAAGAAAAAGAAGTGGGCGGTGGATGCAGAAAAACCCATAGGTTGGATAATGGAGTTTGTCAAGAAATATCTCAAGCTGGAGCCTGAAGAGAAACTG TTCCTCTATGTAAATCAGACATTTGCTCCATCACCAGATCAAATAATCAAGAATTTATATGAATGCTTTGGTACGGACGGCAAACTGGTGTTACATTACTGCAAGACCCAAGCATGGGGCTGA
- the LOC120629576 gene encoding uncharacterized protein LOC120629576 has protein sequence MSYEGWYSKKDVLKDLRKATGKRVLDIDERSVLVGEQPPPQRYNMLDEEAELQLLRLCGGCKPATEGVCTPDLVGITQMLRMVDGLSEEEPKQETLKPTRASKHIITKSVLNPEVGEFVPISSHIKHGTETKKETNSKKTAKTDTCDTLNLSQGGIDTHQLTEIEIKEMRDKLKTKISETSKAACVKVKRDRNMAIATLLKLYCQAPKPADEHIPKLISPAYFENSIEKLRIARNSTKQKEIETNTIEIHQTSTEKQQSDSITDDIKVKEPHISNIAASVDKVQKWLRDTENVEIKIEKPKLTMKVDDLNKKSDVNKTNGHFKQTDKMKGSMYLGAITFKRKACNSKPASPTSTDSAERRKPENGNVPKGAVYKPSPYAAELNKKYLERSKVQESLKEDFWAVVETKLKAKDEEIKNKQAKLEAPSENSIN, from the exons ATGAGTTACGAAGGATGGTATTCCAAGAAGGATGTACTCAAAGACTTGAGGAAGGCTACCGGCAAACGTGTCCTGGACATTGACGAGAGATCAGTTCTAGTTGGAGAGCAGCCACCACCTCAGCGGTACAACATGCTAGATGAAG AAGCAGAGTTGCAGTTGCTGCGGCTCTGCGGTGGGTGCAAGCCGGCCACTGAAGGTGTATGCACGCCCGACCTGGTCGGCATCACGCAAATGCTACGGatg GTTGACGGCTTAAGCGAAGAAGAACCAAAACAAGAAACACTCAAACCAACAAGAGCGTCTAAACATATAATAACTAAAAGCGTGCTAAATCCTGAGGTGGGCGAATTTGTGCCCATTAGTAGTCATATTAAACATGGTACGGAAACAAAGAAGGAAACGAATTCGAAAAAAACGGCTAAGACTGACACTtgtgatacattaaatttaagtCAAGGAGGTATAGACACACATCAACTTACAGAGATAGAGATTAAGGAAATGAGAGATAAGCTCAAAACTAAAATTAGTGAAACATCCAAAGCTGCCTGTGTGAAGGTAAAACGCGACCGAAACATGGCGATAGCGACGCTACTCAAACTGTATTGCCAAGCGCCTAAACCAGCAGACGAGCATATACCCAAATTGATATCACCAGCGTACTTTGAAAACTCTATAGAAAAATTACGCATAGCAAGAAATTCTACGAAACAAAAAGAGATAGAGACAAATACTATTGAAATACATCAAACTTCTACGGAAAAACAGCAAAGTGATTCTATCACAGACGATATAAAAGTGAAAGAACCGCATATATCAAACATAGCAGCCTCTGTGGATAAGGTGCAAAAGTGGTTGCGAGATACGGAGaatgttgaaataaaaattgaaaaaccaAAGTTAACAATGAAAGTAGATGATCTAAATAAGAAAAGCGACGTTAACAAAACGAATGGCCACTTTAAACAAACGGACAAAATGAAAGGCTCTATGTATTTAGGCgctataacttttaaaagaaaaGCCTGCAACAGCAAACCAGCCTCGCCTACATCTACCGATTCCGCGGAGCGGAGGAAACCGGAAAATGGGAATGTTCCAAAAGGCGCTGTATACAAACCATCTCCTTACGCCGCGGAGCTCAACAAGAAATATTTAGAGCGCAGTAAAGTACAAGAGTCCCTTAAAGAAGACTTCTGGGCGGTAGTAGAAACTAAGCTTAAAGCCAAAGACgaggaaataaaaaacaagcaaGCGAAGCTGGAAGCACCATCCGAGAATAgcataaattaa
- the LOC120629432 gene encoding monocarboxylate transporter 3-like, producing the protein MHVQFEPQSAQVFVSSSDTARPPDGGWGWVVVFASFMVNLISVGIVSCIGFYYPSIFSHFHERSGVVMWILHLFYAMPLLSGRIAVFLIDKYGCRIMTIIGSILAALGLFVCINVNGTVTLLLAFVIMTGFGLSLCNVATVVIVAYYFEKKRSLATGISACGSLFSGYLFSPLIHFLLDQCEVHETLLILALLLLNLAICGLFFRDPAWTAAMNEERTNEHKRRIERKKFVLSVSKSSAAESAKVTDNTLGNYETTIVKEKSQWLAGLWEVLVELLDFSHFRKPAFLAFAVSNFLLYTWFNTFYSHNDILHKGVPMAKVSMLQFVVMMMNLFSAILIGWVGGQECVNPSLLNAVCMVLGGTVWAIVPLLTTSLGLTVALAAFEAFAAVNYTLTSTILVKQITLKKFTNAYGLLLLIQGLARLIRPTLAVTIAWLDINSSDDLVFYLGGVSIGASGLILIIVQCYNVVRRCYNHQTRYDVTINTSTFKTTN; encoded by the exons ATGCATGTGCAGTTCGAACCGCAATCCGCACAAGTTTTCGTCTCAAGCTCTGACACAGCGAGACCCCCCGATGGAGGATGGGGCTGGGTAGTAGTTTTCGCTTCGTTCATGGTGAACCTAATATCTGTGGGAATCGTGTCATGTATCGGATTTTACTACCCGTCAATCTTTAGTCACTTTCACGAACGCAGTGGAGTAGTTATGTGGATCCTTCATTTATTTTACGCCATGCCACTTCTATCTGGTCGGATCGCAGTTTTCTTAATAGACAAATACGGTTGCCGGATTATGACCATTATCGGATCTATTTTAGCAGCGCTAggattatttgtttgtattaatgTAAACGGTACGGTAACGTTGCTTTTAGCGTTCGTAATCATGACCGGATTTGGCCTGAGCTTATGCAATGTGGCAACAGTTGTCATCGTCGCTTATTACTTCGAGAAGAAGCGTTCGCTGGCCACCGGCATCTCAGCGTGTGGAAGTTTGTTTAGTGGGTATCTTTTTAGTCCTTTGATACATTTTCTGCTGGATCAATGTGAAGTTCATGAAACACTTCTTATACTGGCATTATTGTTGTTAAATCTGGCGATATGTGGTTTGTTCTTCCGTGACCCAGCCTGGACGGCTGCAATGAATGAGGAAAGAACGAATGaacataaaagaagaatagagaGGAAAAAGTTCGTATTATCAGTCAGTAAGAGTAGTGCTGCTGAGTCTGCGAAAGTGACGGACAACACTCTTGGGAATTATGAGACTACAATTGTTAAAGAAAAG TCACAATGGCTCGCGGGGCTGTGGGAGGTCTTAGTGGAATTGCTGGACTTTTCGCACTTCCGCAAACCGGCGTTCCTCGCGTTCGCCGTGTCCAACTTCCTACTGTACACATGGTTCAACACTTTCTACTCGCACAACGACATTTTACACAAGGGCGTGCCCATGGCAAAGGTGTCGATGCTGCAATtcgtggtgatgatgatgaatttgtTTTCGGCG ATCCTTATAGGTTGGGTGGGCGGACAGGAGTGCGTCAACCCGAGTCTACTTAACGCCGTGTGCATGGTGCTGGGCGGGACTGTGTGGGCCATCGTGCCTCTGCTGACCACCAGCCTGGGGCTCACGGTCGCCTTGGCTGCCTTCGAAGCCTTCGCAGCGGTCAACTACACTCTCACGAGCACCATCCTTGTCAAACAAATCACGCTAAAGAAGTTCACTAATGCGTATGGCTTGCTGCTGCTGATTCAAGGACTGGCCCGGCTTATTAGACCTACGCTGGCTg TCACGATCGCCTGGCTCGACATCAACAGCAGCGACGATTTAGTCTTTTACTTGGGTGGAGTGTCCATTGGGGCTTCTGGGCTTATCCTCATTATTGTGCAGTGTTACAACGTCGTGCGACGATGCTACAACCACCAAACACGATACGACGTAACTATCAACACGTCCACATTCAAAACGACTAACTAA